Genomic DNA from Chelonia mydas isolate rCheMyd1 chromosome 6, rCheMyd1.pri.v2, whole genome shotgun sequence:
TCCCTTTGCTTTCTGTGCCAGGTATGGGGGAGCCGCACCCGGGGACAGGACCATGGTGAGTGACAAGCAGCTGCCCTGCCTCCTGGGCACATGATGTGATGGGGACTAAGCAAAGCTCTGCCCGTGCCCGTTACACTGCCACTGGGGACCCTCTTGGTGCTATGCCTGCTCCCATCTACAGGCAACActgaaggcaagggaggccattCAGTGCGGACACAGGGGTATTCCCCATctggcactgccccctgctggctcagGAAGGCACTGCCCCCCAGTGAGCCCCAGAGGGATCCAGGGGCAACCTCTGCTCAGTAACCCCGACCCCAGCCACTTGCCCCGTctcccaggagccctgccctcacCACTCCTTCCACTTGTGTCTTGGGCAGCTGGATtcgctctgtgctgctgctgaggaGCTGCGTGCCCTGCAGGCCCCTGGCGCCGACCTGCTGCCAGTTTTGGCCAAGGCAGTTCAGGTATTAGAGCTCACTTCCCACCAGGCCCCACCCTTCAGTGGGACAGGGAGGAGCTAGTGAAGGGGTGGAGCCTGCAGCTGAATGGGCCCCTGAGCGGATTCCAAAGCCGCATGAAGGGAGTTGAATGTGGGGCTGTGACCCTGTTGGTCTCATGAGCAGAGTCGGGGCAGGCAAGCCCTTGGGCACCTTgagaaagctgcaggaaggggggtGAATGGCTCTTAGCAAGAACTGAGCCAAAGCCTAGCATGAGACATGGGGGTGCTGTGTCAGTGGACTGCTGTCTTTGATGGAAATGTAAAACACAGGCCCTGGCTATGTCCAGACAGGAAAATTCCTATGGTGCAATTTGCAAAAGCAGGGGGTGATGGGTATCAGCAGAGCTCTGGAGGTGCCGAGATAGCAGGGGAGCTGTGAATCAGGATTGAGGAGCATTGGCACAGCTCAGGGGGGCAGGATGGAGGGGCATCGGGAGAGTTGTAGAGGgaagcccctctcccccaactaCTGGCTGCATGCCCGACCCAGTTGTGTTCCCCATGTCCCTTGGGGACACTCCCGCCCATAACCTGCTCCCTCCCGTGGTCTCTTGGCAGAGCGCAGAGGCTGCGGCTGAATCCACCAAGAACATGGAAGCTGGCGCTGGCAGGGCCAGTTACATCAGCTCGGCCCGCCTGGAGCTACCAGACCCAGGGGCCGTGGCAGCAGCAGCCGTTCTGCGCGCTGTGCTGGAAGGGTTACAGAGTCAAAGCGGGTGACTCTgccacctccccctgctcctgagcaCCTCCCCCACTttaccctcctccccctgcaagtCCCTGGGGCCCTTCTGTGCTGACTTGCACACCCTTTGTAGGCAAGACAAGCAGAAGTGATGTTAACAGGAGTCCTGCCAAGAGCTGGCTCAATGCTCCTGGATCTGCCCAGAGCAGGAACTCATCGGCGGGAATGGGGGCCAGCAGGGAGACTGTGGTCATCCCTGTGCCCCCTGGCCCCCCAGTTCATCCCTGCTACTGGGTGCTGTGAGTGCGGTGGCTGTAATAAAGAGTCCTGCCCCAGAGATGATGGCCTGTTCCCTTCTgtatgttaaggaaaagttagcacatgtgactccattttggtttggggcccaccattgtctaaaagcaagcacatcatgcaccaggaggagtgttccttagatactgcattcctgtgaaaaccctcctccttttctccagcctgccttgactcccgatatctgttctttgtctgtccctaactccctatctcctggcctttgatgtgaggcctcccatcctgataataaaagttactgctgcattgctttaggaccatgctgtgtaattaacatactagtttagcacgaggaatgcaccaagcagggataggtggtagataagaaaagggtttgtttattggcgaaggtttccgatgcacgagggcaacatgctttgctaagaggtatataacctttgtataatctgtattctggctagcaggggggcaccacgctctagcgtaataaacttggtgttttttgggaactctgcagttgtggactttgttcatgtgcctcagcctagattcgaactgtgtgtgacctatcgggtataattcgcagcagttgtgggcgtgacctatcgggtataattcaTAACATGTAGCAGCAGCACTTGCCCACCCGCCTCGTTTTCACAGCACAGAACAGGCTTGAAAAAGGctcatgtagtgcccatctttaaaaaagggaagaaggaggatcctgggaactacaggccagtcagcctcacctcagtccttgggaaaaatcatggagcaggtcctcaaggaatccattctgaagcacttagaggagaggaaagtgatcaggaacagtcagcatgaattcaccaagggcaagtcatgcctgactaatctaattgccttctatgataactggctctgtggatgaggggaaagcggtgaacatgttgttccttgactttagcaaagcttttgacgtggtctcccacagtattcttgccagtacgttaaagaagtatgggctggatgaatggatgataaggtggatagaaagttggctagattgtcgggctcaacgagtagtgatcaatggctccatgtctagttggcagccggtatcaagtggagtgccccaatggtcggtcctcgggccggttttgttcaatatcttcataaatgatttggaggatggtgtggattgcaccctcagcaagtttacagatgacactaaactgggaggagaggtagatacgctggaggatagggataggatccagagggccctagacaaattagaggattgggccaaaagaaatctgatgaggttcaacaaggacaagtgcagagtcctgcacttaggacggaagaatcccatgcaccgctacagactagggaccgaatggctaggcagcagttcggcagaaaaggacctaggggttacagtggacgagaagctggatatgagtcaacagtgtgcccttgttgccaagaaggctaatggcattttgggatgtataagtaggggcattgccagcagatcgagggatgtgatcattcccctctattcgacattggtgaggcctcatctggagtactgtgtccagttttgggccccacactacaagaaggatgtggaaaaattggaaaacatccagcagagggcagcaaaaatgattaggggactggagcacatgacttatgaggagaggctgagggaactagggatGTTTAgtgttcagaagagaagaatgaggggagatttgatagctgctttcaactacctgaaagggggttccaaagaggatgaatctagactgttctcagtggtagcagatgacagaacaaggagtaatggtctcaagttgcagtgggggaggtttaggttggatattaggaaaaactttttcactaggagggtggtgaaacactggaatgcgttccctagggaggtggtggaatctccttccttagattatttttaaggtcaggcttgacaaagccctggctgggatgatttagttggggattggtcctgctttgagcagggggttggactggatgacctcctgaggtcccttccaaccctgatattctatgattttgtgaaCAGCTTCttcccccttcactccccccccccccacctgggggTGTTTCTGACTTCAGGGTTACTCTAAAAGCAGCCCCGCTCTGATGCTGAACGGCGCCTCCTACTGCTGGCGCTCAACTCCCTTAGGCATGGACAGCAATAAATTGCACCAGCTGAGCAGGGAGAGTACAGGCTGTGCCTGGCTGtagcctctccccctgcccccacccccagaggatTTCCAAGCACCTCCTTCCAGCTGTTGGTGAATTAATTGTTCCCTCCCCAGGAAGCGGGGTCAAGTGGTGTCCAGATTCCCTATTGCATGGAGGAGAAAACTGAGGCAACCAGCGCTGACGGTCACATGGTGAGTCAGTGCAGAGCTGGCACTAGCTCTGAGCTCCAGAGCTGAGGTTTCAGCCCTGGCCTATGCCTCCTCATACGATGCACCTGGGTgtgcctgtcagggttccctccccactctgaaagaccccctaagtttatttctaccagcttaggttaaagacTTCCtgaaggcacaaatccttccttgtccttggatgggtactgctgccaccaccaagtgagttagacaaagattcaggaaaatgaccacttggagttcctgtttccctaaaatatccccccaagccccttcaccccctttcctgggcaggcttgagaataatctaacaaccaaataggtaaaccagagtCTTaataaacagaactttattataaagaaaaaaaaaaagtaaaagaagcatctctgtaaaatcaggatggaaggtaactttacagggtaatcagattcaaaacacagaggattgccctcctaggcaaaactttaaagtcaCAAAAAAACAAGGATAAACCTCCagcttagcacagggaaaattcacaagctaaaaacaaaagataacttaacgagccttgccttatttacttactctttttgcaatactgagactcattttaggagaaggagttttctgacctgatgctgctctgcttccccagggaacacacaaacaaagcctcccccaccccgccccctttgaaagtatcttctttccccattggtcctttttgtcaggtgccaaccaggttatttgagcttcttaaccccttacaggtaaggaggaattctaggctacccttagctgtatggttatgacagtgcCCAATTACCAGGGCCCTGTGCTACAGCAAGAGGGGACAGGGCAACCACTGAACTGAGCAGCAGAGTTTCCAGTGGAGCACAGGAAAGCCATTGGTTGTGGGGCTGTGCTCATCTGCCTCCCCTACCGTGGCACAGAGAGCCATAGCTGAGCTGTGGCAAGACCCTGCCTAGAGCGCACAGGGCCCCTTGTTACCAGGAAGCTGGGGACagatgggaggaagggggtggcACATGGAAAGATTTACATCTGTCTGAGCTTGGCTAAGGGTTGCTGGGGCCACATGCACATGCTCCAGCAGCTGTAACGGCTACTTCACTGTAAGCACAGCACAGGCTCCTGCCACCTGATGAGGAACGGGCTTGAGCTCTTCCTGCTCTCCCCCTGCAGCTTTTGGGCGAGGTAGTACTGAGGAGGGATCTTTGTGTGTTCTCCACCTCCTCCTAGCAGGGgtctcctctctctgtgccttcagACTGCTCCTGGGGTGGGACCCTGCCCCACTCTTCAATTCCCCCTTCCTGTTGGGCAGAGAGCCAGGCTCCCCTGGTGTATTTGTTCAGCACTGCCTGGGCCGTGCAGGAGTTCCCCTGGTATGTCAGGGCTATGAATTCTCAGGAGAGCAACTCAGCAGGTCTGGGGAGGGATGTGGAGGGGGGCAAGGTATGGGGGGGGTCTCTGCATATCCTGCAGCTGGGtagagaggagggggcaggggctgcgagTGGGAAGCACTGGGATGAAAGAGCAGAATGAGACCGTGTCTCAGCTTTGTAGTGAGATCCAGTGGGCTGTGGAGGCCAACTCCCTACACTAGCTGAGTCCAGTCCCTGCAGAGGAGCACACAGGGCCAGTCTTGCCCTGGCAGGGGTAGGTGACTGGGGAGCTCATTGCTCCCCACCATGACATGtgttgtgcaggtggtcagactagatgatcataatggtcccttctgacttaatCTATGAATCTGACTCCACTCCCTGTCGACCCTTCATGGCTACTATGCAAACATTTTATGCTTCATAACAGCTCCTTTGCTGGGGTTTTGTTTattcctcagccccagcctgttATACCATGTGTTTCAGGCTTTGCACCTCCTTAAAAATAGTTACCACCTGCCCTCTCTTCGGGCTTATGGTTACTTTAACTCCATGCCTCTGTTCTCCCTAGCCTTACCCTGCTGAAGGGATCACACTGCTCCCCACAGCTCGGTACTGTTTATTCCCGCCCTGCAGGGCCTAGCTTTGTGCAGAGGGGCTAGCAGGCCCTTTTTCCTCTAGGTAGAGCTTTTCCCTGGGCTCTCTTCAAGCTCTCCCTTGGCTCCCTTATCCTCCCTAGGTATAGTCTGAGCAGGTGTTGCTCCATCCCTCAGCAGGCTGCACCTGTTTAGTCTTCAGGGATATTGGACCTTCATTTAAGGGGCCAGCCCCCTGAGATAGAGGGCCTGGAGCAGGGGACTTCCCTATCTCTGTCACTTGAATCAAGGGCAAGGGGGAAGAAGTATTGAGGCCAGGCATAGGTCTCATTCCACAGATCCTGAGCTGGTTATTCCAGCCCAATGTACCACTGTGAAACCTGCCACAGGAGAAACCTGCTCAGCCAATGTCCCCTGGGAGAGCAGGAGCTGGCACCAGCCCAGCTGCACAGGCCACATAGCGCTTCTGGAGGATTGCCCCATGCCAAGGGccatctcccctccaccccacctacACACCCACCCAGCAGGCAAGGCTTGCAGGCTGCTAGGGGATCATGAAACAGGGCGAGGTGCTGCCAGTGTGTGGTGTGCATTGTTGTGAATCCAACCAGGCAAGGGCGGCTTCCTGGACCATGGACCAGCAAGGGCCCAGCACATGGAGGGACCAGCTGGATGATGCCACAGGCAAACACTGCACCAGCTGGGGGAAGGGTTGGAGCTGACCAGAGTCCAGGACTAGGCTGAAAGGGACCTAGGAGCGGCAGGGAGATTATCCTTTTCCTGGGTCAGCACAGAAGGGAGACTAGCTTTTACCTGCCGGAAACAGTTCTTCTGGCTGCTGGCACAATTCATAGCTCCAGCTAAGCCATGACATGGCAGCACTGCTGGGGGTGAGAGGGGGTTTGAGACATGAGCCCAGGTAACTAGCACAGGGGAAAGTGAGCAACCGATGTGCTGGAATTAAAGCAACAAGGAAATCCAGCTCTGGGCAGAGcagcaatacacacacacacccttcctctctcctggagcaaagtttgcagacgagcACAGGACATTTGAGGCAAAGGGCTAATTCATCAAGCCAACAGATCAGAGCACCCTGCTGGCACCAGCCAGTTTATGGAGTTGAATAGCTAAAAGGGGTATCTTTACCCTGGCAGCCTGCACTGCTAGGCTCTTTGTCCTGCCTCGCTCTGATGAGCCGGATCAGTAAGGGTGTCCTTGCTCCTAGACTGCTCGAGCTCGCTGGGGGAAATGTACCTGAAAGTCCTCTTGCCTTTGCTGCACTCCAGCTGGTTACTCCCAGCACTAAGCAAATTGAGCAACAGCTGGTTTTTAGGAGGCtgtttccacccctcccccaagacGACACCCCCTTGACTCCAATTCCAAAAGGATaccatttattaaacaaagggtAGTACCGCCACCGAGGCCTCAACATTTCAGAATAGCCTATTCAGGTTCCCAGCAAGACATCAGAAGTACCCCAGCTATTAATATGGCTAATGCTAGAGATAGGAGACAAAGCCCTGGAGAAGCCACACACTTCAGCCAAGcttatgagagagagacacacacagcagGCTGGAAATACACGTCCCAGCTTGGAGCTTTAAGTTATGAACTCTTATTAGCAAGgacccagcagccagctcccctccctggaGTTAGGTAGATGTCCAGGCTACATCCCCATGAGCTATCTTTGCAACAGTCACTCTAGTTCATTCCCGTAAGCCCCAGTACTCAATGGGATGATGCTGGATTGCACTCTGCCTCTCCTGGGTACAGAAATAGCTGCTCCAATTGCTCCCACTGTCTGCTTTggcctccttttttccccttctgcccAGGGCCACGTGATTTTTTCAAGGCTGTCTACAGAGCTGGTTGGACGTTTTCCACAATCTGTATCAATCAGctctttctgatggaaaaaagtCAAAGCATTTTGGGGAATGCCTGGAGTTAGCTGGACATCTGGGGAAATCATCCCTGTCAGACATTTCACTATTCTAGGTAACAAGCCAAATTGAAGCATTGCCCCATTGAAACAAAAGGTGTTGAGACAGTCAAACTGAAATCCTCACTGTGCTGTGTGTCACACAGTCCCGCCACCAATTTAGCATCCCAGCTCAGGACAAAACCAGAGATTTGGAAGTCTGAGAATTTCCCTGGGGACAGAAAACTCAAATTCCAACCAGCTGTAGCTGCATTCCACCTCTCCAGAAGGGTGTACTGAGCCTCTGTATGAATGCTATCAAACCCCCTGGGCTGGGAAGGCAGCTTCTCACATACAACAAATACATTTAATTGCCTCTCTCTGGAGACGCTTCTAATGAAGCCTCTAGTATCTTCCTACAATCTCCGCTTGAGCCACGTGGGCTCGCTCCCAATTTACCGCAATAGCATACACCCCGAGAAGAACTCATAGCCATAGAGGATAGGAAGGGTCACCTGTCCCGCTCCCCTGCAATCAGTCATGGGGAAATATTCCCCATTGAGTCAACCATACTCCCTGTCTGCCCTTCTCTTGGGCACTGAACCCTCCCCACAGTGTCCCTACCTGTTACACcatgtggggatgggagggattaATACCTGGCTCTAGACCTGGTGAACAATTTAGCCCTAATCCTGTACATGAATCCTTAAACCAGAGTGAAGTATCTGCTTTGTAGGGACCCCTCAGCACCCCTGACAGATTCAGTGCCCAGAATGGACAGTATCTTGTCTCAAAGCTTCTGAGCAGCTAGTGGCAGATGCCACCAAAGGATGCATAAGCTACGAGTCCATTGTCATAAGTGCTGGCTGGGTCAGGCAACAGAGCAGTGAGTGTCCATTGTGCAGCCCCCAAATCACACCATGCCAATGGTAGCACGTAGGCACTGGGGGGAGATACAGCTCATGGTGCCTGCCCGCGCTGAGCTGGGACCTGGGAGAGGCCAGCCATGAAGGTTGTGAATGGGCCAGGCATTAGAGAGCCTCCAGGCCCAAGCACTTAGAAATTCTTGCTGGGATGGCTCTCAGTGCTACTGAGGCCAGAGCCAGACACCCCAGGTGAGGTAGGAAAGGCGGCCTGGGTTGTAGGACCATGCACGGCGGAGCTGTGCTACAGCCCCAGAGACAGCAATACAGCCTAGATCCAAACGGAGAGCTGCAGGTGAGTGGATTCTGAGCCTGGGCTGTTCTACTGGTCAGAGACGCTCAGTACAGAGTTTATCTGTGGATCCTGAGcaaaggaggggcagaggagtgAACAGCATGGTCCCGGACAGCTCCTCCCACCTTAGCATCCCCAGGGCAGTCGGGCACTGCAGCCAGACTCCCTGGCCCACCCAAACATCACAGCAATGCACGGACAACAGCTTCCTGCTCTGAAGCCCTCTCCTGGCAGGAGGAAATGTAACTGCTTCCTCCACTCAAAGAGCTGGGACAACGGCtctccaggaagggagagggagtaTGACCACGGCTGGAAGCAAACCTCATGGAGAGCAAatgctctgagctctagcagagGCTCTCCCAGACTTGCAGGGCACAGCACCAGAGAGCAGAAGTGGGTGGCAGAGCTAGGCAGGCATTGGGAAAGGGAAGCTGGCTGGAGCTTGGCACGTTAATGCCCCGGGCACATGCACGCTGCTACAGCTGAGCGGCCAACACAGGCTCCTTACACACAACCCGCCTCCCTCCTGCACAGCCGATGCCAGGGCAAGCGCCACAAAGCAGGCTTTTATTTTAGTTCAGGCCACTTGATCTAGGCCGGAGCGTCAGCCAGGGCTCCTAAGGCACAGCAGCACAATGGCAAGAGGGGCCAGGGCTGCCTGGTGAAtcccaggaagcagcagcacgtGCAGGAACCCAGAGcagaaggcaggggagtgacgAGAGCAGCTGGGTGGAGAGGGAGCACGGAGAGTGCCTCCTCCCCTCCGTTCCACGCTGGCCAGGCTCCAGAGACGGCTTAGTGCCAATAGCAGGAGCACCGAGCTGCCCTTCTCGCCGGAGAGTCTGGGCAGCAGCTCCTCTTCCGGGCGGCCGCTTCACTTGTCCTaatggagcaggggctgcggagAAAGAGGCCATGAGCAAGGCACCCCCCTCGCCCAGAACTGAGTCGCTCTCAGCACCACAGCACACCCCCATCTTGCTGCACCACCAGGACGGCTCCAGAACCGCCCTGGCCTTCAGTGCCACCATCCTGCACTGGACATTCCTGTCTGATCTCTGCCCCTGGCTGAGCCGCCGGTTTCCTGGCTCTTGTCACATTAGCAGGTGTCTTCCCAGGCAGATCACCGGCGAATTGACTCGTTATTTCGTGCCCACGTTTCCAATCTCATCTCCCAGCCTTCTCCTaccacccctcccctcactccgaacccctcagctccacccccaccacacatcacctccatattggtgcacataaagtTAATTccggatgtaaaaaattagaggaaatGTTGCACCCACTCTTTTCCTCCCACATCCGCCCTAAACCTGGCCTTACTGCAACACCCCACATACCCAACTCCTCCCTGATCCCCAATCCCACGGCAGCCCCTCCTGCCCATGCTGCTACTCATCCACATAGCCCATGTCCTGGGCCACCAGCAACATGGACTCGGTACCTGTCGGGCCTCCAGTGACTCTGACTCTGGGCGCTTCCAGGCCGGCTTGGCGAGAGCCCACAGCACCAGCAACCCAAAGACCAAGATCAGCATCCCCAGAAAATTGGCAAACCAGGCCTCAGGGGGGAGTCTGGCATAGGGAACCGTCTTGTTCGTCCTGAAAGGGAAGAGATGGAGCCACCGCCTTCATTTGGAGCCAGCACCAGTGCAAGCACCCTTGCCCCttacaatcccagctccctctggAGAGCCTCTGGGTGGGGAAACCCTGCCAGCACCCCCctcagatgggtggggagggaccTCTCCCACATCCTGGAGCAACCATTGGGTCCTGTGAGATCCAGCCATGCCTCAACCCATCTCCAAAGCAGGAAGTTCTAGCCCCTTCCCTGGGCACCTTGCCCAGTCATCTGCACCACCCACTCCTGCCTGTAACAGCAGCTCGCAAGGTCTCGAACAGCTACCTAGGGCTGGGGATGCTTCCCAAGTCTCCCCGTAGTAGTCCTCTCTGCACCAAGCCTGCCCAACCCTTAGATCTTCCCTTCTGGGGCTGTCACCATTCAGCTGCTTGCTGGCATCTCTCAGTCACACAGCGTGtatgtgtggtggggggaagtgACCCTACCCATGCTTGGGGTGACCCCAGACTAATGTAAGCCAAGAATGGAAGACGGGTGggtaactgccctgttctgtgcacTCCCCCgaagctctggtatgggccactgtcagaaacaagacactgggcaagatggaccctGGTCTGGCCCAGCTCTTAGGAGTGATGGGGGAAGCCCTAGGCCGAATGATGACCCACACACCCCACACCAGCTCTGGCACTCACAGACTGAAGAAGAGCTTCTCGTTGATGCCAGAGATGGATGCTGCCATGGCCAGCGCGAGGATGGTGGAGCCAAAGAAGACATGAATGGGCTTGTAGATGATCCGCAGCCAGGCAGGGGACCAGGGTAACAGGAAGGCAGCGAACCCCATGAGCCACTAGGATGGGGGAACAAGGAAGAGTTCGGGGCACAGCGGATCAAGCCACGGCACAGGCAGCCTACAGCAAGAGGGAGagcgggggcagagctgggcatcaGAGGGGGAGGCTGGGCACCCACCTGGCAAGAGAAGAACAGCACAGCCGTCAGCCCCAGCCAGCTGTGCAGCGAGTACATGTTGGGGGTGCCCGTGGCATTGTGGAACCCGAAGACGGC
This window encodes:
- the LOC102935475 gene encoding lysosomal membrane ascorbate-dependent ferrireductase CYB561A3 isoform X1 translates to MAIWPAHGAVPAAGVMPTFQFLPFSALLGTLGFLCVVFTGFWSHHWRGGFAWDGSAKMFNWHPVFMVTGMLVLYGAAVLVYRVPSSWVGQKLPWKLLHAALTLTAFVLVVLGLVAVFGFHNATGTPNMYSLHSWLGLTAVLFFSCQWLMGFAAFLLPWSPAWLRIIYKPIHVFFGSTILALAMAASISGINEKLFFSLTNKTVPYARLPPEAWFANFLGMLILVFGLLVLWALAKPAWKRPESESLEARQPLLH
- the LOC102935475 gene encoding lysosomal membrane ascorbate-dependent ferrireductase CYB561A3 isoform X2, with the protein product MEGAVPAAGVMPTFQFLPFSALLGTLGFLCVVFTGFWSHHWRGGFAWDGSAKMFNWHPVFMVTGMLVLYGAAVLVYRVPSSWVGQKLPWKLLHAALTLTAFVLVVLGLVAVFGFHNATGTPNMYSLHSWLGLTAVLFFSCQWLMGFAAFLLPWSPAWLRIIYKPIHVFFGSTILALAMAASISGINEKLFFSLTNKTVPYARLPPEAWFANFLGMLILVFGLLVLWALAKPAWKRPESESLEARQPLLH
- the LOC102935475 gene encoding lysosomal membrane ascorbate-dependent ferrireductase CYB561A3 isoform X3 gives rise to the protein MPTFQFLPFSALLGTLGFLCVVFTGFWSHHWRGGFAWDGSAKMFNWHPVFMVTGMLVLYGAAVLVYRVPSSWVGQKLPWKLLHAALTLTAFVLVVLGLVAVFGFHNATGTPNMYSLHSWLGLTAVLFFSCQWLMGFAAFLLPWSPAWLRIIYKPIHVFFGSTILALAMAASISGINEKLFFSLTNKTVPYARLPPEAWFANFLGMLILVFGLLVLWALAKPAWKRPESESLEARQPLLH